The Vicia villosa cultivar HV-30 ecotype Madison, WI unplaced genomic scaffold, Vvil1.0 ctg.000205F_1_1, whole genome shotgun sequence nucleotide sequence gaagtcaagtttggaggagatcagaagggcaaaatcattggctctggaaccataagtcttggtaactctccttccataactaatgtacttcttgtagaaggattaacgcataacttattgtccataagtcaattaagtgacaatggttatgatataatcttcaatcaaaagtcttgcaaggctgtaagtcagaaggatggctcaatcctatttacaggcaagaggaagaacaacatttataagattgatctttctgatcttgagaagcagaaggtgacttgtcttatgtctgtttttgaagagcaatgggtctggcacagaagattaggtcatgctagtttgagaaagatttctcaaattaacaaactatatctagtcagaggactcccaaatctgaaattcaaatcagatgctctttgtgaagcatgtcagaagggcaagttctccagacctgcattcaagtctaagaatgttgtttctacctcaaggccgttagaactcttgcacattgatctatttggcccagtcaaaacagcatctgtcagagggaagaaatatggattagtcatcgttgatgattatagccgctggacatgggtaaagttcttgaaacacaaggatgagtctcattcagtgttctttgaattctgcactcagattcaatctgagaaagagtgtaaaatcataaaggtcagaagtgatcatggtggcgaatttgagaacagattctttgaggagttcttcaaagaaaatggtattgcccatgatttctcttgtcctagaactccacagcaaaatggagttgtagagcgaaagaataggactctacaagaaatggccagaaccatgatcaatgaaaccaatatggctaagcatttctgggcagaagcaattaacactgcatgctatattcagaatagaatctctatcagacctattctaaataagactccttatgaattgtggaagaacagaaagcccaacatttcatatttccatccttttggatgtgtatgttttattctgaatactaaagatcatcttggtaagtttgattctaaagcacaaaagtgtttccttcttggatattctgaacgctctaaaggctacagagtatacaatactgaaacgttgattgtagaagaaacaatcaatatcaggtttgatgataagcttggtcttgaaaaaccaaagcagtttgagaattttgcagattttgatattgatatattggaagcagtagaaccaagaagcaaagctgcaaaagctggcagtctcagaagcaatgaatcagaagatcaagttgctgcatctttagagaatctgagaatttctgaagaaccaactatcagaagatcacctagacttgcttcagctcattcagaagatgtgatccttggaaagaaagatgatcccatcagaacaagggcattccttaagaacaatgcagaatgtcaattaggtcttgtttctttgatcgagccaacttctgttgatcaagctctagaagatccagactggataattgccatgcaagaagaactaaatcagtttacaaggaatgatgtataggacttggttcctagaccaaaaggatttaacatcatcggtactaagtgggttttcagaaacaagctaagtgagaaaggtgaagtggtaagaaacaaagccagactggttgctcaaggttatagtcagcaagaaggaattgactacacagaaacctttgcaccagtggccaggttagaatctattcgtctattaatttcttttgccactcaacacaacatcactctttatcagatggatgttaagagtgccttcttaaatggttatatagatgaagaagtttatgttcaccaacctcctggttttgaagactccatgtctccaaatcatgtttttaaattaaagaaatcattatacggattgaaacaagctcccagagcttggtatgaacgtttgagttctttccttctggaaaatggtttcactagaggaaaagtggacactactctcttttgtaaaacatttaaaaaggatattttaatttgtcaaatatatgttgatgatattatctttggaacatctaatgctacacttggaaaggagtttgctgagtctatgcaggctgaatttgaaatgagcatgatgggagaactcaagtacttccttgggattcaaatcaaccaaacttccgatggaacctatgttcatcaaacgaagtatgtgaaagaacttctgaagaagtttaatctttctgaaagcaaagaagccaaaactcctatgcatccaacatgtgtactgggtaaggatgaggtaagtaagaaggtagatcagaagttgtacagaggtatgattggatctcttctatatctaactgcttctagacctgacattctctttagtgtttgtttgtgtgctcgattccaatcagatccaagagaatctcatttaacagcggttaagagaattctaaggtatctgaaaggtactactaatgttggtttagtttacagaagatctaaagattacaacttagtaggattctgtgatgctgactatgctggagatagaatagaaagaaagagcacttctggaagttgtcaatttcttggaagtcatctgatctcttggtacagcaagaagcaagctactattgccctctcaacaacagaagcagaatatgttgctgctgctggttgtagcacacaaatgctctggatgagaagtcagctggaagattatcagatatatgagagtaacattcctattttctgtgataatacttctgctatatgtttatctaagaatcctattttacattcaaaagctaaacatattgagattaaacatcatttcataagggactatgttcagaagggtgtcatatctttaaactttgtggatacagaccatcaatgggctgatatctttacaaaaccccttgctgaagataggtttaagttcattctgaagaatatcagtatggatttatgtccagaatgagaagatgagaagatcttatgtatgagtatcttctgaaatgaaattggattttttgtttataagtagttctgattgaaatcaattagaaattgtgattcagttattactaacgtttcattgtctaagttgattcagaatctctttaaaagcaaaacagctgtaactggctatccagatggtaaacacgtgttcactatttctggacaagcgtgcgtgcagttgaggagacgtctacttaggtaactgtgcaaatcacgtcttttgtcattattatctctcctcacgtcaaataacattaaatgccattcatcatctCTTTTATTGTCCTTTTAGTTTTcatatccgtcaaacgtttcccttccctagaacgttttccttccccacattccctctatttatttctccatttctttgcattcttcaatcaatctttgtgcTCTCGCtttctttctctcacttttctatgaatatcgtttgcgaaaaccctagttcattcttcatcgatctagcattcatcatgaatctTTCGCCCAGttcccttcatcaaaactttaaacctgttgaagaaactaagtctcaaaagtggatgatctatttgaatagaacggatggaagggttaatcggttacaggatgagaaatatatctcgggatggcattccaagttcttctcaagtcagacctcttctttgatgctgtTGTCAACAtctgtccaaaggaagaagactttcttgagatattggatgaatttaggttccataaggacttaacttctatgttaagggaaagtccatctgagaatacgctctctcctggtgaactgttctcagttcctcccttgtattcatttacttctttctctgggggctgttcaggcatgcagagtttcaagatttgatgaccaagcaagagcaagaacaagctgggattcatgatatgctgctttagattaggactaggctagggttgtagtctttaagtctttgtagttttctttccttgttgcatctgttttcctgcattcatcttttgtaatccttcttgttgaaatcaatgaaaagtgatctatgtttctttccttttgtctcttgcgttacatctgaatcttttatgctttttgatgttatgacaaaaagggggagaaaatatatgataaatgatctgattaatattatcagttaccgagtaaaaaggctccacatttactaacagaagctgcaagcttcatatgtttttaagttgtgttgttgcaggaatcaaagattcaagatcaacatgagaagcaacaagaagatgaatcaagctcttggattcttgaagcaagttgagtgctaggaagcttcagaatcagaagcaagaaggaagaatgttcagatattctgataatagaatatgatccaaatcattgtctatttgctctaacacattgtctattggatctgatacattctatatggcttatatggctctgatacatattttgtgttctgatacacattttatgttctaactcattcatgctgacttttgtagtttagttttgttctgtaacatttcaggatgtagagatgctctgatgatgctctggtacattcaacaatgttctgatacaatctagcatgaagtgatgtaagaagaaattcaaagctctgaagctatccgagggaagcagaaatccgaagctgtgaatattctaaagatccagaaaactcaagttctgaagctgtcctaaatggaagcatgaatcagaagctgtgaatgttctgaagatcaaagaaattcaagttctgaagctgtcctaaatggaagcatgaatcagaagctgtgaatgttctgaagatcaaagaaattcaagttctaaagctgtcctaaatggaagcaggaatcagaagctgtgagagttctagggatctaaagaaattcaagttctgaagctgtctaatggaagcagaagtcagaagctatgaattatcagaagcaagaagcttatgtgatcgtctctaccgaaataatcagggaagtcttttatcattaaagttcttcgagtatttatttcagggggggattattcatctcagggggagattgttaatctcagggggagacatattcacatgcttatgctatagctgtgtaatttgtctttagccgtctgctctttctgatcgcaaattcatatcatttatatatgtttttgtcatcatcaaaaagggggagattgttagaacaagatttgttctaatcaatattcttagttttgatgataacaaggatatgaattttgtgtgagataatgtggtactctaatacattgcaatttccctttcaggaaatatataaagagtatgcacaaatcagcgctcagaagctttgtctcagaaggttcagcatgcaacatcagaacatggtctggcaagacatcagaagatggtcaaggcagaatcagaacatgggtctatggaagcatcagaagaacttgagatcagaagcagaagcactgaagttctcatggtatcacgctcagaagcacttcaaggtcagaagacaagaagatgctatgcaccaagctgtttgactctgatgatattcaaatattttattcaaacatcagatcagaagaaagtacaagtggcaggctacgctgactgacaaaaggaacgttggaagctattaaaggcaacgtcagtagacacagcgtgaacaaggctcgaggtagttgacaaaagcgtgaaacattaaatgcaaagctgtacggaatacgcaaagcattaaatgcgctcaacggtcatcttctcaaacgcctataaatatgaagttctgatgagaagcaaggttacgaattctgaacgaaattattctgaaagacttgctgaaacgctgttcaaattcaaagctcagaaacttcatcttcatcaaagctcactacattgctgttgtaatatattagtgagattaagcttaaacgttaagagaaatatcactgttgtgattatagcttttcagaagcatttgtaatactcttagaattgattacattaatttgtaaggaactagagcgatcaagtgttgatcaggatactctaggaagtcttagcttgtgtctaagcaattgtaattagagtgatcacgtggtggtcaggatactctaagaaagtcttagcttgtgtctaagcaattgttcctggagtgatcaggttgtgatcaggatactctagaagacttagtcgcagactaagtggaaaaccattgtaatctgttgcgattagtggattaaatcctcaggtgaggtaaatcactccgcgggggtggactggagtagtttagttaacaacgaaccaggataaaaataactgtgcaatttatttttatcgttcaagtttttaaaactacacttattcaaaccccccctttctaagtgtttttctatccttcatatatatatatatatatatatatatatatatatatatatatatatatatatatatatatatatatatatatatatatatatatatatatatatatatatatatatatatatatatatatatatatatatatatgtatatatatatttgatagtttattgtatgtaataaaaaatagtatataaaaacaatatattatatgtgatagttaaaaaaatcaattttgtacttttaaaattaaaattatatttgatagtttatattatatttaatatatatacatatatatatatatatatatatatatatatatatatatatatatatatatatatatttgatagtttattgtatgtaataaaaaatagtatataaaaacaatatattatatttgatagttaaaaaaatcaattttgtactttttaaattaaaactatatttgatagtttatattatatttatatatatatatatatatatatatatatatatatatatatatatatatatatatatatatatatatatatatatatatatatatatatatatatgatagtttattgtatgtaataaaaagtagtatataaaaacaatatatttattaaaacggtatataaatattttaaaagcaAGTAAGTATGTTTAGGATTAAAAACaagtatatatattgtttatatatgtttagaaaaagacaaatatttaatataattaaacatGATTCACATGTGCAGTATGGAACATTACCAAttttatcgtagttggatgtacgatagaatgTTTCCTGGACGACGTGGGCTTAAACCACTTTTTATGGAAGGAGTTGCCGCGTTTCTCTCGTTtgcgtttgctcaagaatgttgtcgcAGGGAAGGAGGGGTAAGGTGTCCGTGTTTAAAGTGTGGTTGCAGAAATATTATTAGTGACCCTAGTGAAGTGAATCGTCACTTGGAGAGAGTGGGTTTTAGGCCAAATTACTGGGTTTGGACATCTAATGGGGAAACAATGCAGGAGATGAATAGAGAGGCTTCTAGTAGTCAAACACATATAGAACCAGATATAAATAGAGCTGATCCAGGGAGTAGTTCATCACAAATGCAATGCCAAGAGCAATTTAATCTCGTCGAGGAGATGTTCACTGACGCATTAGGGGTGAATGTGGCGTATGATGAACCACAAGACatagatggagaagagctcccgaaTGAGAAAGCTCAAaggttttatcagttgttgaaagaaataaatataccATTGTTTGAGGGGTCTTCTGACTCTAagctatcaatgtgtgtgagacttTTGGCTGCgaagtcaaattggaatgttcctgatcagtgtttagaATTCTTTGCGAGAATGATCTTGGACGCGACTCCTGTGAAAGAAAACATGC carries:
- the LOC131625341 gene encoding uncharacterized protein LOC131625341, translating into MFPGRRGLKPLFMEGVAAFLSFAFAQECCRREGGVRCPCLKCGCRNIISDPSEVNRHLERVGFRPNYWVWTSNGETMQEMNREASSSQTHIEPDINRADPGSSSSQMQCQEQFNLVEEMFTDALGVNVAYDEPQDIDGEELPNEKAQRFYQLLKEINIPLFEGSSDSKLSMCVRLLAAKSNWNVPDQCLEFFARMILDATPVKENMPISYYDAKRVVSKLGLEECKFCESPRYLVSSKGVDQRQNRIAVKSMFYLPIIPRLQRMFASMHSASQMAWHHTNRISSGMMRHPSDGEAWKHFDRVHPEFALEPRNVRLGLCSDGFTPYNFSGNADSCWPVIVTPVQSPS